The proteins below come from a single Cryptococcus gattii WM276 chromosome D, complete sequence genomic window:
- a CDS encoding uncharacterized protein (Similar to TIGR gene model, INSD accession AAW45787.1) — translation MSSSAHPLLPPLPANPSARFLIPSVHEDEHTFHPHSSLSLATNIAVRSAGVGLLVSATQNALDKHNHGAMGIFTRTGSTITLFAAMGFSYSFVTALTANFRETDGPLNSAAGGCAAGFVAGVQHRSIPVAVGACAGMAALLGTFNAAGNNLAGVARKDIPRPEREEIRQQFFKQHKATQEE, via the exons ATGTCCTCATCAGCACaccccctcctccccccTCTCCCCGCCAACCCCTCAGCACGATTCCTTATTCCCTCAGTACACGAAGACGAACACACATTCCATCCTCACTCTTCTCTCAGTCTCGCGACGAACATCGCTGTCCGAAGTGCTGGTGTCGGCTTGTTGGTCAGCGCTACCCAAAATGCTTTAGACAA GCACAACCACGGTGCTATGGGTATCTTCACCCGAACAGGATCTACAATCACCTTATTCG CCGCCATGGGCTTCTCCTACTCCTTTGTCACCGCCCTTACCGCCAACTTCCGAGAG ACTGATGGCCCTCTCAACTCTGCTGCTGGTGGGTGTGCTGCCGGTTTCGTCGCTGGTGTTCAACATAGATCTATACCCGTCGCTGTTGGCGCTTGTGCGGGTATGGCGGCGTTGTTGGGTACTTTTAATGCTGCCGGTAAC AACTTGGCCGGTGTCGCCCGAAAAGACATTCCTCGACCAGAACGAGAAGAGATCCGTCAGCAATTCTTCAAGCAACACAAGGCGACTCAGGAGGAATGA
- a CDS encoding Ubiquitin-conjugating enzyme (Similar to SGTC gene model, INSD accession EAL18378.1) produces MISIIVSVSRSPRLTPLIQLPKAQSRHRRHETVLTCACHFATFSPPLLNRSLMSDYDVTLVNNKMSEFFVKFKGPSETPFANGVWKIHVELPEQFPYKSPSIGFMNKIFHPNIDETSGSVCLDVINQTWSPMFELINIFEIFLPQLLRYPNPADPLNGEAASLLMRDPKAYAKKVESYVERFASAEDADQAGGDESDEEDEPVPPKAKVKTEGMNGNVNANGNGHHNGHANGHGSVNAHGVNGVHRHGHEHEEDDEDDKMSDMGEFSEDEEDIMGSMD; encoded by the exons ATGATAAGTATTATCGTCTCTGTCTCTCGTTCGCCCCGGCTAACCCCCCTCATACAGCTCCCCAAAGCGCAGAGTAGACACAGACGTCATGAAACT GTGCTAACATGTGCTTGCCATTTTGCCACCTTTTCACCTCCACTTCTCAATCGCAGTCTCATGTCAGATTACGATGTTACATTAGTCAACAACAAGATGTCTGAATTTTTTGTCAAGTTTAAAGGTCCATCTGAGA CACCGTTCGCCAATGGTGTGTGGAAGATCCACGTCGAGCTCCCGGAACAGTTCCCATACAAGTCTCCCAGTATCGGGTTTATGAACAAAATCTTCCATCCTAACATTGATGAAAC GAGCGGGAGCGTATGTTTGGATGTGATTAACCAAACTTGGTCGCCCATGTTCG AACTCATCAACATCTTTGAAATCTTCCTTCCCCAACTTCTTCGCTACCCCAACCCAGCCGACCCGCTGAACGGTGAAGCCGCCTCCCTCCTCATGCGGGACCCAAAGGCCTACGCCAAAAAGGTGGAGTCTTACGTCGAGAGGTTTGCTTCTGCGGAAGATGCCGATCAGGCTGGTGGGGATGAGtctgatgaagaggatgagcCCGTGCCGCCAAAGGCCAAGGTCAAGACCGAAGGGATGAACGGGAACGTTAATGCGAATGGTAATGGCCATCACAACGGCCATGCCAATGGACATGGAAGCGTCAATGCGCACGGGGTGAACGGCGTTCACAGGCATGGGCACGAACATGAAGAggacgatgaagatgataaGATGAGTGATATGGGCGAATTCAgcgaggatgaggaggataTAATGGGTTCAATGGACTAA
- a CDS encoding uncharacterized protein (Similar to SGTC gene model, INSD accession EAL18379.1) codes for MPTTIPFFIPDTSPIFTYTSTSSSLSNTFNSTSTSSLASGGTNSVDATGAVVDEGGGWVAAYSPIGNGYDQTFHYGQGVISGKFSASALMFYTSLISSNSSSAASLSCPAEYRLNASSTWSSACSSPSSSSASGNMNGNEEGDEYVIANLPAGTHQVELRSVGGNVGFMGIGGLLEVDSSGKMSNLTVDNTSPSLIYSPSTSWSQLSYPISSASSSSGNSSVTSLFNSKMDNFYNKTMSITTEGGSKVELNFEGEAIYVYGFSSINGGKGEVRLDGVLQGNLNMVMPWDSYSSLLYVGGGFSKSNHTLTITNTSPGGQLVIDYVLLTVKASSYVRLSLRIYRGTSAILLILGAITYILYVRRRLPVRQRNEQSPYAFSKGYGNKDYMPQGNGSEVDLWQKMGGTSTLGSGDNLIANLTTSTPVSFARDERVNLTPGSGSGRGSGMGMGRTPPPDYPDYVPYRGPIEPPPIHTTNSSISGSGQEEVLAYKGAASSLSSACGRRGSMRSSSSRSSTPRLSLVAGANPSATGWLLAQGTQGWNISPISSREGGGGLSKDGSWSTKRSGRSRKSVESCSAGELRSDKDREKDDGFDEIALSDHQPSISPPPFSDVTSPSSQSGKRSTGIRTRTVPQSPASAVSTPSSLGLSGIQARAVPASRSVARLWPTRDAVPSSYRTDSSFWGGMSALRSAQQVALNTSSLALNTSTSVNALSHVPNSTSSPTLRRGVSIKSIKTMRSFFSGLILLPPSSSSDALQDRIATSSLSSVVVYQEDHQRRIGHHPIPALPITTSSSLSRRQGEEAGEEEVGDDGSSNFFIELNPNSPVTASRSGSLWTRYTRASGLGFGGSWDPSAGY; via the exons ATGCCGACGACCATCCCATTCTTCATCCCCGACACATCCCCCATTTTCACTTATACTTCCACTTCGTCTTCCCTCTCTAATACTTTCAactccacctccacctcttccctcgcTTCCGGGGGAACAAACTCAGTGGACGCAACCGGGGCAGTGGTGGATgagggaggaggatgggTAGCGGCATATAGCCCGATAGGCAACGGGTATGATCAAACATTCCATTATGGACAAGGTGTAATTTCTGGGAAATTTAGTG CCTCTGCTTTAATGTTTTACACATCTTTGATATCGTCCAACTCCTCCTCTGCAGCATCTCTGTCTTGTCCAGCTGAATATCGGCTCAATGCCTCTTCGACCTGGTCATCCGCTTgttcctctccttcctcctcttcagcCAGCGGAAACATGAACGGGAACGAGGAGGGGGATGAGTATGTGATTGCCAACTTGCCAGCGGGTACTCATCAAGTCGAGCTGAGGTCGGTAGGAGGAAATGTAGGGTTTATGGGGATTGGTGGGCTGTTGGAAGTCGATTCTTCTGGAAA GATGTCAAACCTTACTGTCGATAACACTTCACCCTCGTTGATCTACTCCCCTTCCACTTCCTGGTCTCAACTCTCGTACCCCATTTCCTctgcctcctcttcttcaggGAATTCCTCCGTCACATCTCTGTTTAATTCAAAGATGGACAACTTTTACAACAAGACAATGAGTATCACAACGGAAGGAGGGTCAAAGGTAGAATTAAACTTTGAGGGGGAGGCGATTTATGTTTATGGGTTTTCGAGTATTAATGGAGGAAAGGGAGAGGTACGGTTGGATGGGGTTTTGCAAGGTAATTTGAATATGGTT ATGCCCTGGGATTCCTACTCATCTTTACTCTACGTCGGTGGTGGATTCAGCAAATCCAACCATACACTCACGATCACAAACACTTCCCCGGGTGGACAGCTCGTTATTGATTATGTTCTTTTAACTGTAAAAGCTTCTTCGTATGTCCGTCTTTCTCTTCGAATCTACA GGGGCACGTCTGCTATCCTCCTTATTCTAGGGGCTATCACCTACATTCTGTACGTCCGACGACGCCTCCCTGTCCGTCAAAGGAATGAGCAATCTCCATACGCCTTTTCTAAAGGATACGGCAACAAGGACTACATGCCGCAAGGCAATGGGAGCGAAGTCGACTTGTGGCAGAAGATGGGCGGGACAAGTACACTGGGTAGTGGTGATAATCTGATTGCGAATTTGACAACGTCAACGCCAGTGTCTTTTGCGAGAGATGAAAGGGTGAACCTCACTCCCGGTAGTGGGAGCGGCAGGGGGAGTGGTATGGGTATGGGTAGGACTCCGCCACCAGACTATCCGGATTATGTCCCTTATCGAGGACCTATCGAACCCCCTCCTATCCATACCACCAACTCTTCAATTTCTGGTTCGGGACAAGAAGAGGTTCTAGCCTATAAGGGGGCGGCCTCTTCATTGTCTTCTGCTTGCGGAAGAAGGGGATCAATGAGATCAAGTTCAAGCAGGTCAAGTACACCGCGCCTATCCTTAGTGGCGGGAGCGAACCCAAGTGCGACGGGGTGGTTGTTAGCCCAGGGGACGCAGGGGTGGAATATCTCGCCGATTTCGAGtagagaaggaggaggagggcTGAGTAAGGATGGGAGTTGGAGCACGAAGAGGAGTGGGAGAAGTAGGAAATCTGTGGAAAGTTGTTCTGCTGGAGAGTTGAGAAGTGATAAGGATAGAGAAAAGGATGATGGGTTTGACGAGATTGCGTTGAGTGATCACCAGCCTTCTATCAGCCCACCGCCATTCTCAGATGTAACTTCTCCCTCATCTCAATCTGGTAAGAGGAGTACGGGCATCCGTACCAGGACTGTCCCGCAATCTCCAGCATCAGCTGTCTCCACACCTTCTTCACTTGGATTATCAGGTATCCAAGCTCGGGCTGTACCGGCCTCAAGGTCTGTAGCCAGATTATGGCCGACAAGGGACGCTGTACCGTCATCCTATCGAACGGATTCGTCTTTTTGGGGAGGCATGTCTGCGCTGAGATCTGCTCAACAAGTAGCGCTCAATACCTCTTCTCTTGCTCTCAATACATCCACCTCAGTTAATGCTCTCTCACATGTACCTAACAGTACTTCTTCCCCGACTTTGCGGAGAGGAGTCAGTATCAAATCCATCAAAACGATGCgttccttcttctctggCTTGATCCTCCTCCCCCCATCATCTAGCTCTGATGCG CTGCAAGACCGGATAGCGACATCTTCCCTGTCTTCGGTGGTGGTCTATCAAGAGGATCATCAAAGGCGGATAGGA CACCACCCCATTCCTGCTTTACCTATAACCACGTCATCTAGCCTCTCAAGACGTCAAGGGGAAGAGGcaggagaggaagaagtaGGGGATGATGGATCGTCTAATTTCTTCATCGAGCTGAATCCAAATAGTCCGGTCACGGCAAGTCGGTCTGGTAGTTTATGGACGAGGTATACTAGGGCTAGTGGGCTGGGGTTTGGTGGTAGTTGGGATCCGTCGGCTGGATACTAA